GACGGGAACGTCTGGTTCATGGTTGGCCTCCAGGGCGCGGGCAAGACCACCAGCACCGGCAAGCTCGCCGCCTTTTACAAGAGCAAGGGCCGCCGCGTGCTGCTCGTCGCCGCCGACACCCAGCGCCCCGCCGCCCGTGACCAGCTCGAAGTGCTGGCGAAACAGGTGGGCGTGCCGGTCCTCAAGGTGAACGACGGCGAGACGCCCCAGGAAACGAGACGCCGCCTCGACGAGTACCTCAAGACCGATTACCGCGACCTGGTGATCGTGGACACCGCAGGCCGCCTCCAGATCGACGAGGCGCTGATGGACCAGCTCGCGGACCTCCAGACCGAGCTGCACCCCAGCGAGACGCTCCTGGTGGTGGACGCGATGACCGGCCAGGAGGCGCTGAACGTGGCCCGCGTGTTCGACGAGCGCGTGAACCTCTCCGGCCTGATCATCACGAAGATGGACGGTGATGCGCGCGGCGGCGCGGCCCTCTCGGCGCGCAGCGTCACCGGGCACCCGATCTACTTCGCGGGCACCAGCGAGAAGCTGACGGGCCTCGAACCCTTCTACCCCGACCGCGTGGCGGGCCGCATCCTCGGCATGGGTGACGTGCTGGGGCTGATCGAACGTGCTCAGCAGGCCGACCTCAAGGCGATGGAGGTCAAGAAGCCCGGCGACTTCGACCTGGAAGACCTGCTACTTCAACTGCGCCAGATTCGCAAGATGGGACCGCTGGGCGACCTCCTCAAGCTGATCCCCGGTATGAGCCGCGCCCTACCCGAAGGCTTCAACGTGGACGAGAAACAGATTCAGCGCATCGACGCGATGATCTCCTCGATGACCGTGAAGGAACGCCGCAACCCCAAGATCATCGACGGGCGCCGCCGCAAGCGCATCGCGGCGGGCAGCGGCCACACCGTGCAGGACATCAACCGTCTGCTGAAGATGCACGAGCAGATGAAGGACATGATGAAGATGCTCCAGCGCTTCAGCGGCCCCGGTGGCAAGGGGATGGGCAAGGGCATGAAGCCTCCCAAGCTGCCCCCCATGCCGCCGCAGATGAAACGCTGAGTTCTGGCCGCGTTGACACCTCCCGGCACGCTCCCTATACTCAGGCCCGCTGTTCAGCGCCCTCGCGGCAGCCCAGCGGGTCGTTAGCTCAATCGGTAGAGCAGCTGACTTTTAATCAGCGGGTTCCGGGTTCAAGTCCCGGGCGACCCACCAGAAAAAGCCCCGCCTGGCGCGGGGTTCTTTGTTTTTGCTCGGCGTGGTGCGGCTGTTCTTTGCGCTTTGACAGCAAAAAGAAGGGAGCCGTCAAGCTCCCTCCGCTGGTTCAGATTGGCGGGTCTTCCCCGCGCTTCTGCTCGCGCGCCCGTCTTTGATCTTCGAGGTGGACGCCTCCCTCAAGTGCTGTGGACTGCACGGCTTCGTCAAGCCAGAAATGGAAGTCTATCAGGTTGTTCTGCGAAAAGCAACTGCTGGCTATGCGCTCAGCGCCCCTCGCGGGCGTCCACCAGCAGCTCACCGGCGATGGCCAGCGCGGCGGGGCCGAGCGGGCTGAGGGTCACGCCCAGCAGGACGCCGAGCTTGTCGCGCCGCGCACTGCTCAGGTAGGCCCAGCGTTCGAGGTCTTTGCTGTGGGTCCGGGCGGTTTCGTCGCGCAGGTAGCGCACCGCGCCGTCGTAGTATCCGGCCTGGAAGGCGGCGCGGGCACGCTTTTCCTGGTCGAGCAGGCCCAGGCCGCGCGTGGCGAGCAGCACGCGCCGAGCTTCCGCCTCGCCGCCGAAGCCGTAGAGGTTGTCCAGGTGGTAGACCGCCTTGGGGAAGCGCAACCCGGCCGCGGCCCGCCAGGCATGGGGGAGGCGAATCTCGAATTCGGGCCAGCCGTGCAGGTGGGTCAGCAGTGCCGGATACAGCAGGTCCACCGCCACGGCGCGCGCTTCGGCCAGGGCGAGCAATTGCTCCTGCATGCCGGAGCCGGGGCCGGTGGAGGTGCGGCGGGCCGTCTCCAGCCGGGCGGCCGCCTGATTGAGCAGGTCCTCGCGGTGCGCGGCGAGCCGTTCGGCGTTCAGGTTCCAGAGGGTGCGCTGGATGCGGCCGTAATTCCCGGTCGGGTCATACGCGACGCGGCTGGTGGCGAGCAGCGCGATGGGCGCCTCCTCGCGCGCCGTGTCCCAGTCGCGCCACGCTTCCAGTTTCTCGTAGGGGAAACGGTGCACGGTGACGCCCGCCCGCGTCTCGGTGTGCGGGGAGAGCAGACCACGCTCGAAGGCGACCAGCGTCGGCTGGCTGCCCGCCCAGGCCTCGTCGGTGCCGTAGCTGCCTGCCTGGGCGACGGCGCGCACCTTGCGGTCGGCCACCAGCCGGTCCTGTATTTTTTCCGCGTCCTGCAAGCCTGCCTCCAGCTTCAGGATAGCGGCAAGGCGGGGTCGGCGGCGTGGGTAAGCAGACGGCGCAGGTGCCACAGGTGAGCGCCGCGCCATTCCAGGGGGTCCTCCACGTGAAGCTGGAGGCCGTGCGTGTAGCCCAGCGCCCGGTATGCCTCACCCACCAGCCGCGCGTCCCGCATCAGCGCGCGCAGCCTGGGAAGCGGAAGGAGGTCCGTCCAGGTCGTCAGGTAGGCGCTCTCCACGGCCTCCAGCGTTGCCGGTGGGGCACCGTCCGGCGCGAGGTAGAGGGGGTCGGCGTCCAGAAAGGGGTGGGTGAGGCTCGCGTCCGACCAGTCCAGCAGGGTCCAGCGCCCCGCCGCGCCTTGCACGGTATTCAGGCGGTGCAGGTCGCCGTGCCCCGCCACCGGCGGCAGTCCGGAGGCGGCGAGCCGGGCACAGGCGGCCCGTAAGGGCGGTTCCAGGGCGAGCAGCCTGTCGGCCTCCTCGCGGGTCAGCCCGTCCGCCTCGCCCACCATCAGCCGGTCTTCCCGCAGCAGGTCGGGGAGGAGGGAGGCCACCCACAGCGGCCCGTGTTCGGGCACCCCCAGGGCGCGCAGATCGGGGAGGAGCGCCGCGCTCGCCCGCTGGACCCGCGCCAGGTGGACGGCGAGGCTGCGGCCGTCCTCACCCTCGCCCGGAACTGTTCCCGCGTGGGCGAGCAGCAGCAGGCCCCGCTCCCGGTCAGAGGCCAGGACGGGGGGCGCCGCGCCGGGCAGTTCACGCGACAGCAGGCCGGTCACGCTCACTTCCCGCGCGAAGAAGGGCGGCACGGCCTTCAGGTAGAGGGGGCCGCCGTCCGCCAGCGGCACCCGCCACAGCGCACTGATGCCCCAGTGCTTGAGGGGTTCGGGCCTGCCCGCCCGCTGGAGGCCCTGTTCGCGCACTTCCTCGTCCAGCCAGGCCAGCACCCCCGCCGCCCAGCCCACCCGGGCGAAGGCAGGCCGGAGGTCCGGGACGGGGGCGAGGGCCGCCTCGGCCCAGGCCCGCTGGGGACCCGGCAGCCTCCCGGGGGTCACCCAGTCCACGCCCTGGATGGGGTTCAGCGCGTCCAGGTGCCACGCCGCCTCACGGACCAGGGTCCCGCCCGGTGCGTCGGGCAGGCGCGCGAAGTGCAGGCGGCGCAGGGGGGCCAGCCACGCGGTCAGGGCCGGAAAGGCGTCCGTGAGGCCACGGCCCACGAACGTGTTTTCCGTGACCACGGCGACGGGGAGCGCGCCCGCGACCGCCGCGACCCGCCCGCCGTCCGGGTGCGTGATGACCGCGTGGAGCGTCGTCTGAAGGTTCGGGGCCACGCGGCCAGTCTGCGGTGTCCGGCCCCGGCGGCGCGTCGGCCGGGTGGCTTACACGCCCTGCACGGCAGGCCGGGATTCCGCCACGAGACCCAGGGCCTCCGCCACCAATGCGTAGGACCGCCGACGCGCCGCCGGGTCGTGCAGCAGCGTGGTGAGCATCAGCTCGTCTGCGCCGGTTCGGTCGGCCAGGGCCAGCAGCCGCGCCCGCACCTCCGCCGGGTCGCCCACGATCACGCGCTCCCGGTAGGCGGCCACCTGCGCCCGCTCATGCGGAGTGTAGGGGTAGGCGCGGGCCTCCGCCACACTGGGGAAGGGCGCGAGTTCGCCCCGCACCAGCCGCAGGAACATCAGGTCGAGGGACGCGGCGAGGTCGTCCGCCTCCTGGGCCGTCGGGGCGCAGACCACGCTCGTCGCGACGATGCTGCGCGCTTCCGGAAACGTCTCCGAGGGCCGGAAGGCCGCGCGGTAGGCCCGGATGGCTGCCGCCGCGTCCGCCACGCTGGGGTTGATGTGCTGCGCGAAGGCCAGCCCGGTCCCCAGCAGCGCCGCGACCCGCGCGCCGTACCCGCTGCTGCTCAGCAGCCACAGCGGTGGAAAGAGCGGGGGCTGACCGGCGGTATCCGCCGGAGCCGCCGTGACGCCCGCGAAGGGGTGGCCCTCCGGAAAGGCCCCGGTCCCGTAGGCGATCAGGTCCGCCAGTTGCCGCTCGAAGGGTTCTTCCATCCCGCCTGCGGCGCCCCGCAGGGCAAGGGCGGTGCGGGGATCGGTGCCCGGCGCGCGGCCCAGCCCCAGGTCCACCCGCCCCGGCGCGAGGGCCGACAGCAGCCGGTACGTCTCCGCGACCGCCAGCGGCGCGTGGTTCGGCAGCATCACGCCGCCCGCGCCGAGCCGCAGCCGGGAGGTGACCTGCGACAGGGTCGCCAGGACCACGGCGGGCACACTCGCGGCCAGTGAGCGCATGTTGTGGTGCTCGGCCACCCAGTAGCGCGTGAAGCCCAGGCGCTCGGCCTCCCGCGCGAGGGCCAGCGTCTCCCGCAGCGCGGCGGGCGCATCCGACCCGCTGGGAACGGGCACGAGGTCCAGCACGGACAGGAGCAGGGGAGGGGACATGGGTGCAGTGTGCGTCGGTCAACCTCAGCGAAAACCGCCTCCGGTCACGATGGGAGGAGGAGCCTTCACCCCGCCGCGCCGAGGCGGCCCAGCCACACCCCGACCGCGAAGACGACCGCGCCGCCCACGATGACCTGAAAGATGGTCTGCCCCAGCGGGCTCCTCATGTACTTCCAGCGAATCCCGGCGATGGCGAGCAGTTCGATGATCACGACGAGGTAGGCCAGCGTGAGGGCCGTCCGCAGGTCGGGCAGCAGGAAGGGCAGGGTGTGCAGCATCCCGCCGACAATCGTGGCGAGGCCGGTGATCAGCCCGCGCGTGATCGGGGTGCCGCGCCCGCTCACCTTGCCGTCGTCGGAGAGGGCTTCCGCCAGCCCCATGCTGATGCCCGCGCCCAGGCTGGCGGCCAGACCGACAAAGAAGGCGTCGATGGGTTTACCGGTCAGTCCCGCCGTGGCGAAGATCGGCGCGAGGGTACTCACGCTGCCGTCCATCAGCCCCAGCAGCGCGGGCTGCACCTTCTGGAGAACGAAGACGTGGTCATGCCGTGCGGCAGAGGTGGGCTGGGGGGTGGGAGAGGACATTGCCCCATCCTACCCTTAATAGGAATTCTTCTCAATAAGGTATTCCGATGGGAGAACTGGGGATGGGCCTGCTGGTCCCGGCAGCAGGCGTCGAACCGCTTAAAACCTCGGCGTCATCCGGTTTTTTCAGTGGTTAGACCGTTCGACCCTCCCGGTGTCCAGCAGCAGTTTGGGCCGGAACTTCAATGCGTCGGCCGCGACGAGAAAGGCGGGAATACCGTTTACCTGCCGCAACACCCGCTCGGGGTTCGCGCCGTGCAGGTGCCCGTAGACGATCAGGTCGGGCCGCGCCGACTCGATCACGGGGGTCAGCGCGTTGGGGGGATAGGGGGGGCTGGCGGGTGGGTAATGCAGCATCAGGATCAGGTGGTCGCCGGGCTGGCGGAGGCTGGCGGCCGCCTGGACGCTCAGGCGCAGGCGTTCGGCCTCGCGGTTCAGCAGGCGCTCGTCTTCGGCGCCCAGCGGTTCGTAGCCGGGGGTCAGCCAGCCGCGCGTGCCGCACACCACCACGTTTTCCACCCGCACCGCGTCGTTCTGGAGGGCGAGCATGCCGGGCGGGAGGGCCGCGCGCAGCTTCCCGGCGCCCGTCCACCAGTAGTCGTGGTTGCCGCGCAGCAGCACCTTGGTGCCCGGCAGCGCCGCGACGGGGGCGAGGTCGGTCATCGCGTCGGGCAGCCGCATCGCCCAGGAGAGGTCGCCGGGCAGCAGGACCAGGTCGCCGGGGCGCACCTCCTCGCGCCAGTGCTCGAAAATCAGCTCGGGGTGCCCGGCCCACTGCGGCCCGAAGACCGTCATCGGCTTGGGCGTCGTGTAAGCGAGGTGCAGGTCGGCGATGGCAAACACGCGCATAGGGAGGCTCCCGGCAGGCGGAGGGCGAGGGGGCATAAAGCAAAAGCCCCCCGCAAGAGGGGAGGCTTTCCACGTGGTCGGGGCGAGAGGATTCGAACCTCCGACCCCTTCGTCCCGAACGAAGTGCGCTACCAGGCTGCGCTACGCCCCGCTTCAACCACGGCCCCGGCAGCAGGTGGAGCCTGCTTTCAGTGCGTGGGGTAGTCTACGCGGCCCCCCGGGGGGTGTCAAGCTGGCCCGCCTCTCACTCCAGGCCGCTGTCATCGTCCAGCGCGGCCTCGTCGAGGAGAGGGTCCCCCTCGGCGCTGGCGACCTCGCGGATGGCCGCCCAGATCACCGCTCCCGGAAAGCCGCGCCGGGCCAGGAAGGCATAGGCACTCGCGCGGGGGTCGCGTTTGCGGGCGAAGCTGGGCCAGCGGCGCGAGAGCAGGGCCGCCGCGTCCGCCTGCTCCTCCTCGGGGTCGCGGGCGGCCAGGGTTTCTTCGATCAGCCCCTCCGTCACGCCCCGGCGCTTGAGGGTCTGCCGCACGCGGAAGCCGCCCACGCCCCGGCGGCCGCCCTCGGCGCGGGCCACCGCATCGTCGCTCTGGTAGCCCAACTCCTGCACGCGGGCCAGCACCTCTTCCGCCAGCGCCTCGTCGTCGGTGCGGCGCCGCAGCCGCGTCCGCAGTTCGGCCTCCGTCAGCGCCCGGCCCGAGAGGGCGCGGAAGGCGTAGGCGAGCAGGTCGTCGCGGGCCTTTTGCCGGTCCTCGGGCGTTGGTGGCCTGTCCCCCGTCACGCTCCCAGTATGCCGCTTGCGCGGGCCCGCGCCTCTCCGCTACACTCTTCAGGTTGCCCATCCCCGGTTGGGCACCACGCCCCCCGCCCTGTGCCCGTCGTGCTGTGCGGAGAGCGTGCGCGTCGGGCGAAATCCGATGCATCGTGTTCCCCCCCAGAAGGAGGTGGGAACCGCCCCGCGAGTGCGGGAGAAAGAGAGAACCAACATGGCCCTTCGTCACAAGTCTGCCCAGAAGCGTCACCGCCAGAGCCTCAAGCGCCGCCTGATCAACCGCAGCCGCAAGAGCACCATCAAGACCTTCAGCAAGAAGGCCGTCGTCGCCGCCCAGACCGGTACCGAGGACGCCCTGGAACTGCACCGCAAGGCCGAGAGCCTGATCGACAAGGCCGCCAAGGGCAGCACCCTGCACAAGAACACCGCCGCCCGCAAGAAGAGCCGTCTGGCCAAGGCGCTGAACAAGGCCCGCGCCGCGCAGGCCGAGCAGCAGGCGTAAGCGAACAGACCAACCCAGAGGGCCACTCCAGAGCGGGGTGGCCTTCCGCGTTTTGCTGATTACTCGCGGGTTTCCTGGAGGTCCAGCATGCCCGTGTAGTGATTGAGGTCCACGATCAGGCGGTAGACGCCCTGGTGCCCGCCCCCCATCAGTTTCAGGGACCACGTCCCGGGCTGGCAGCTCTGCCCGGCGACCTGGGTGCCGGAGGGGTCGAGCAGGCGCAGGGTCGCCTGGCCGCTGCGGACGGCGCAGGTGCCCGTGACGCCCACATTCTTGCCGTCCTCGTACAGTTGGAAGGCGTAGCGGTTCTGGCCCTGGGCGTTGAGCAGGTGCGTGGGGGTCAGCGTCACGTATCCGAAGCGCAGGCCGAACGTGAAGTACAGCAGCAGGGCCGCGGCCACCAGGGCAAGGAGCAGGAAGCGCATCACCGTAGTGTAACGCCGGTCACGTAAGGGTGCGGGCGAAAGCCCGGCTCAGCCGCGCGACCCCTTCCCGCAGGCGCTCGGGGGAGAGGTGCGCGAACGCGAGCAGTACGGCGGGCGGACGCGGCAGCCGTGCGAGTGGCGCGGCGGGCGTGAGGGCCACTCCGGCCCGCGCGGCGACGGCCACCGCCTCTTCCTCGGACAGCCCGGCAGGCAGGGTGACGTGGACATGCAGGCCCGCGCGGGCGGGCGTGACCTGCCACTCGGGCAGCCCGGCGGCCAGAGCGGACAGCAGGACCTCGTGCCGGTGGCGGATGGCCTGGCGGGCGCGGCGCAGGTGCCGGGCGTAGGCCCCGGAGGCCAGCACGTCGGCCAGGGCCAGCGCGTCGAGCGTGGCGGGCGCGCGGTCGGTCAGGGGACGGGTTCCCGCCAGCACGCGGATCACGGATTCGGGTGCGACCAGATACCCGCTGCGCGTGACCGGCGCGAGGCTTTTGCTGAAGGTGCCCAGCAGGATCACCCGCTCGGGCGCGAGGCCCTGCAAGGCCGCCGGGGGCCTCGCGCCGTGATGCAGGTCGGCAGCGTAGTCGTCCTCCAGAATAAAGGCGCCCGCCCGCCGTGCCCACGCCACCACCTCCCCCTGTCGCGCGGCGGGCAGCGCCACCGTCGTCGGATACTGCGCGCCCGGGGTCAGATATAGCAGGGTGGCCTGCTCGGGGAGGGCGGCCGGGTTCAGCCCCCCGGCGTCCACCGGGACCGGGCAGAGGGTGGCCCCGGTCGCTCCCAGCGCCGCCCGCGCGCCCGGATAGGTGGGGTCCTCGGTCGCCGCCACCCGGCCCTCTTCCAGGAACACGCGGGCCAGCGCGTCCAGCGACGCCTGCGTGCCTCCCGTCAGCATCACCATGTCGGGCGTGACCCGCGCGCCCCGTTCGGCATTCAGGTAGGCGGCGAGGGCGCGGCGGGTTTCGAGCGGCCCCAGTTCGGCCTCCAATTCGGGGAGGGACGAGGTGGCCTGCCGGGCCTGCCGCGCCAGGGCCTCAGCCCACGCGCCCGCCGGGTACAGGTCGGGCACGGGCTGGCCGGGCCGGAAGTCCACGGCGTAGCCCCCGCCCGCGTCCGGCACGCGCCCCGCCAGTGCCCGCGTGGCCCAGGCGCTCAGCGGGAGGGGCGGGTCGGTGGGCGCGGCGTGTACCGGACCGGGCATCGCCACCCGGGTGCCGCTGCGCGCGCTGGCCCGCACGTACCCTTCCGCCTCCAGTTGCGCCAGCGCGTCCACCAGCGTGTTGCGCGACACGCCCAGCCGCGCCGCGAGCGCCCGGTGGCCGGGCAGGCGGGTGCCTTCGGGGAGGAGGCCTGCCAGGATGGCCTCCCGCAGCGTCCGCGCGGCCCGCGCGTGCAGGGCCTCGCCCGGGAGCGCGGGGCGCAGGCCTTCCAGCGGTGCCTTCACGCCCTCCTCCTTCAGCAGGTGAACTCGCGCGCCAGCCACGCCGGGTCGCCCCCCTCGGCGGCCAGGGCCTGACCGGCCAGCTCCAGAAAGCGGTCGCGGGCGGCCTCGGCGTCGGCGCGGGTCAGACCGTGGGCGCCCGGGTCAGCGAGCACTTCACGCAGCAGCGGAAAGACCGGCGTATCCGCGTGCAGGACGCCTCCCACCGTCACGTCCGCGGGCCACTTCAGCAGATAGTCCAGCGCGTAGGGGCCGGGTTCCAGCACACAGCCGCCCGGGTAGGGAATGCGCGGGGGGGCGGGAAAGGTCACGGCGGGGGCGGCGTCGCTCATGGGGACAGGATGCACCCGCGCTGGCCAATCCGAAACCTTCCTTGAACCATTTGCGGCCCTGCCTTCCCGGCCCGGCGTCTATCATGCCTTCAACATGGACAACGAGGCGCTGGTGCAGGCGTACCGGGAGGCGCTCCCGGACTACGAGCGGCTGCGTGACGCGGTGGTGGCCCATGTCACCGATCTCCTCAAGGCGGCGGGCCTGAACATTCACCACGTCACCGGCCGCGTGAAACGGCCCGCCAGCCTGGCGGACAAGCTGCGGCGCAAGCCCGGCCGGTATCACACGCTGGACGACGTGACGGACCTCGTCGGCGTGCGCGTCATCACCTACTTCGCGAATGACGTGAATGTCGTCGCGCGCCTGATGGAAGAGCATCACATCGTGGACTGGGACAACAGCATCGACAAGTCCAAGATGCACGACCCCGACCGCTTCGGCTACCTGGGCGTCCACTATGTCCTGCGCGCCGAACCGGACCTCGTCCCCCAGCTCGCCGGGACCCGCTACGAGGTGCAGATCCGCAGCATTCTCCAGCACGCCTGGGCCGAGATCGAACACGACCTGGGCTACAAGAATCCCGAGGCCGTCCCCAGCGAGGTCCGCCGCCGGTTCTACCGCCTCGCGGGCCTGCTGGAGATGGCCGACGAGGAATTTATGGCCCTGCACAGCCTCGGCCACGACTACGCCGCCACCCTGCCTGCCCGCATCGCGGAGGACCCCGAAAGCGTCTTCATCGACGCCCACAGCATGACGTACCTGCTCGGCGCGGCGCCGATCCGTGATCTGGACGGGCAACTGGCCGCCGCGCTGCACGTCCCGCTGCTGGTGAACTGGCCCGACCGCGAACGCCCCCAGCGGCTTGCCAGCCTGCTGCACTATGTCGGCGTGCATTCCGTCGGCCTGCTCCTGAAGGAACTGGGGCGGCACGCGGCCGAGGTGGAGCGTTTCGGCGCGGCCCTGATGCCCCACCTGCGTCAGGTGTGGAAGCCCAGCGGCGGCCTGCGCCCCGGCATCAGCGTCGTGCAGTACGTGCTGCTGCGGGCGTGTGCCAACCCCAGCCTCGACCCGGACGAGGTGGTCCATCTGCTCGACCTGAGCGGTCCGGGGTCCGCCGAGGACCTGGTGCGGACAGTGCGGGAGGTGTACGGGCGGGAGGTGGGGGACCGCGCGGCGGGGTGAGGGGGCGGGACGGCCAGCCTCCATCCCCAGCCCTGCCGTAAAGCAGAGGGGAAGGTGGGGCAGCCCTCATCCCCGCCGCGCCCGGTACCGCCGGATCAGCGTGTTCGTGCTCGAATCGTGCTTCAGGTCCGGCTCGCCCGGCGCCTCCAGCTCCGGCACGATCTTTGCGGCCAGCACCTTGCCGAGTTCGACCCCCCACTGGTCGAAGGAATTGATGTTCCAGATCGCGCCCTGCACGAAGACCTTGTGTTCGTAGAGGGCAATCAGCGTTCCCAGCGTGCGCGGCGTGAGCCGGTCGGCCAGCAGCGTATTCGTGGGCCGGTTCCCCTCGAAGACGCGGTGCGGGGCCAGTTTGGCGCTGGCCCCCTCGTCCCGGACCTGCTCCAGCGATTTGCCGAAGGCCAGGGCTTCGGTCTGCGCGAAGGCGTTCGCCATCAGCAGGTCGTGGTGCGGCGGCCCGCCCGGGGTGGGCAGGGGGTTGAGGGTCTGGCAGAAGCCCAGGAAATCGCAGGGAATCAGCGTGGTGCCCTGGTGGATCAACTGGTAGAAGGCGTGCTGCCCGTTGGTGCCCGGCTGGCCCCACACGACCGGGCCGGTGTCGTAGTCCACCGTCTGCCCCTCCAGCGTGACGTGCTTGCCGTTGCTCTCCATGTCGAGCTGCTGGAGGTAGGCCGGGAAATAGGCGAGGTACTGGTCATAGGGCAACACCCCGTAGGTCTGCGCGCCGAAAAAATCGCGGTACCACACGCCCAGCACGCCCATCAGCACGGGGAGGTTCTGTTCGAGCGGCGCCGTGCGGAAATGCTCGTCCATCTCGTGAAAGCCCGCCAGCATATCGCGGAAACCCTCGGGGCCAATAGCGATCATCAGCGAGAGGCCGATGGCGCTGTCCATGCTGTAACGGCCCCCCACCCAGTCCCAGAAGCCGAACATGTTCGCGGTGTCGATGCCGAATTTCTCGACCTCGGCCGCGTTCGTGCTAACGGCAACAAAGTGGCGGGCGACGGCGGCGTTCTCGTCCGGCACGTCTCCCAGCCCGGCCAGCAGCCACGCCCGCGCACTCTTCGCGTTCGCCATCGTCTCCTGGGTGGTGAAGGTCTTGCTGGACACGATGAAGAGGGTTTCCTCCGGGTCGAGGTCGCGGGTCTTCTCCACCAGATCGGTGCCGTCCACGTTGGACACGAAACGCAGCGTGAGGCGGCGGTCGCTGTAATACTTCAGCGCCTCGTACGCCATCATCGGCCCCAGGTCCGACCCGCCGATGCCGATGTTCACGATGTTGCGGATGGGCTTACCGGTCGCGCCCAGCCACGTCCCGCCGCGCACCCGGTCCGCGAAGGCGCCCATGCGGTCCAGCACCTCCTGCACCTCCGGGACCACGTTCTCGCCGTCCACGGTGACAGTCGCGCCGCGTGGGGCACGCAGGGCCGTGTGCAGCACCGCGCGGTTCTCGGTCACGTTGATACGCTCGCCCGCGAACATCGCGTCCCGCCGCGCCTCCACCCCCGTCTCCCGCGCGAGTTGCAGCAGCAAGCGCAGCGTCTCGTCGGTGACGCGATTCTTGCTGTAGTCGAGGTACAGGCCCGCACCCTCGGCGCTCAGGCGTTCGCCCCGGTGGGGATCAGCGGCGAAGAGGTCGCGCAGGTGGGTGTCCCGCATCGTCCCGAAGTGCGCCTTCAGGGCCTGCCAGGCGGGAAGCTGCGTCAGGGAGGGCCGCGCCGGGGAGGAAGGGTCACTCATGCGGCGAGCATACCAGCGGCTCCTAACCGGCCCGAACGGGAGTTCCAGCCATGAAGGGACGGAAAAGGGAAAAGGTGGGGGCGCGGGGCCGGGGTCGGGCTGGGCGGGGAAGGGCAGGCCGAACGACCTTATTTCGTCATTCCGAACGACCACCGGAAGAACTGGACGGTGGTCTGACGGGCCTGAAGGCTTA
The window above is part of the Deinococcus metallilatus genome. Proteins encoded here:
- the ffh gene encoding signal recognition particle protein → MFEALGNKLQDILDRVGRESKLTDAQVKAAMREIRMALLEADVNFNVAKDFVAKVSEKAVGQEVQGSLTGGQTVVKLVHDELIETLGGESKQPTLKTDGNVWFMVGLQGAGKTTSTGKLAAFYKSKGRRVLLVAADTQRPAARDQLEVLAKQVGVPVLKVNDGETPQETRRRLDEYLKTDYRDLVIVDTAGRLQIDEALMDQLADLQTELHPSETLLVVDAMTGQEALNVARVFDERVNLSGLIITKMDGDARGGAALSARSVTGHPIYFAGTSEKLTGLEPFYPDRVAGRILGMGDVLGLIERAQQADLKAMEVKKPGDFDLEDLLLQLRQIRKMGPLGDLLKLIPGMSRALPEGFNVDEKQIQRIDAMISSMTVKERRNPKIIDGRRRKRIAAGSGHTVQDINRLLKMHEQMKDMMKMLQRFSGPGGKGMGKGMKPPKLPPMPPQMKR
- a CDS encoding phosphotransferase codes for the protein MAPNLQTTLHAVITHPDGGRVAAVAGALPVAVVTENTFVGRGLTDAFPALTAWLAPLRRLHFARLPDAPGGTLVREAAWHLDALNPIQGVDWVTPGRLPGPQRAWAEAALAPVPDLRPAFARVGWAAGVLAWLDEEVREQGLQRAGRPEPLKHWGISALWRVPLADGGPLYLKAVPPFFAREVSVTGLLSRELPGAAPPVLASDRERGLLLLAHAGTVPGEGEDGRSLAVHLARVQRASAALLPDLRALGVPEHGPLWVASLLPDLLREDRLMVGEADGLTREEADRLLALEPPLRAACARLAASGLPPVAGHGDLHRLNTVQGAAGRWTLLDWSDASLTHPFLDADPLYLAPDGAPPATLEAVESAYLTTWTDLLPLPRLRALMRDARLVGEAYRALGYTHGLQLHVEDPLEWRGAHLWHLRRLLTHAADPALPLS
- a CDS encoding LLM class flavin-dependent oxidoreductase, which translates into the protein MSPPLLLSVLDLVPVPSGSDAPAALRETLALAREAERLGFTRYWVAEHHNMRSLAASVPAVVLATLSQVTSRLRLGAGGVMLPNHAPLAVAETYRLLSALAPGRVDLGLGRAPGTDPRTALALRGAAGGMEEPFERQLADLIAYGTGAFPEGHPFAGVTAAPADTAGQPPLFPPLWLLSSSGYGARVAALLGTGLAFAQHINPSVADAAAAIRAYRAAFRPSETFPEARSIVATSVVCAPTAQEADDLAASLDLMFLRLVRGELAPFPSVAEARAYPYTPHERAQVAAYRERVIVGDPAEVRARLLALADRTGADELMLTTLLHDPAARRRSYALVAEALGLVAESRPAVQGV
- a CDS encoding VIT family protein, producing MSSPTPQPTSAARHDHVFVLQKVQPALLGLMDGSVSTLAPIFATAGLTGKPIDAFFVGLAASLGAGISMGLAEALSDDGKVSGRGTPITRGLITGLATIVGGMLHTLPFLLPDLRTALTLAYLVVIIELLAIAGIRWKYMRSPLGQTIFQVIVGGAVVFAVGVWLGRLGAAG
- a CDS encoding metallophosphoesterase, whose translation is MRVFAIADLHLAYTTPKPMTVFGPQWAGHPELIFEHWREEVRPGDLVLLPGDLSWAMRLPDAMTDLAPVAALPGTKVLLRGNHDYWWTGAGKLRAALPPGMLALQNDAVRVENVVVCGTRGWLTPGYEPLGAEDERLLNREAERLRLSVQAAASLRQPGDHLILMLHYPPASPPYPPNALTPVIESARPDLIVYGHLHGANPERVLRQVNGIPAFLVAADALKFRPKLLLDTGRVERSNH
- a CDS encoding RecX family transcriptional regulator, with product MTGDRPPTPEDRQKARDDLLAYAFRALSGRALTEAELRTRLRRRTDDEALAEEVLARVQELGYQSDDAVARAEGGRRGVGGFRVRQTLKRRGVTEGLIEETLAARDPEEEQADAAALLSRRWPSFARKRDPRASAYAFLARRGFPGAVIWAAIREVASAEGDPLLDEAALDDDSGLE
- the rpsT gene encoding 30S ribosomal protein S20; this translates as MALRHKSAQKRHRQSLKRRLINRSRKSTIKTFSKKAVVAAQTGTEDALELHRKAESLIDKAAKGSTLHKNTAARKKSRLAKALNKARAAQAEQQA
- a CDS encoding PLP-dependent aminotransferase family protein, with product MKAPLEGLRPALPGEALHARAARTLREAILAGLLPEGTRLPGHRALAARLGVSRNTLVDALAQLEAEGYVRASARSGTRVAMPGPVHAAPTDPPLPLSAWATRALAGRVPDAGGGYAVDFRPGQPVPDLYPAGAWAEALARQARQATSSLPELEAELGPLETRRALAAYLNAERGARVTPDMVMLTGGTQASLDALARVFLEEGRVAATEDPTYPGARAALGATGATLCPVPVDAGGLNPAALPEQATLLYLTPGAQYPTTVALPAARQGEVVAWARRAGAFILEDDYAADLHHGARPPAALQGLAPERVILLGTFSKSLAPVTRSGYLVAPESVIRVLAGTRPLTDRAPATLDALALADVLASGAYARHLRRARQAIRHRHEVLLSALAAGLPEWQVTPARAGLHVHVTLPAGLSEEEAVAVAARAGVALTPAAPLARLPRPPAVLLAFAHLSPERLREGVARLSRAFARTLT